One Ostrea edulis chromosome 6, xbOstEdul1.1, whole genome shotgun sequence genomic window, TGCAGGACTTGACCCCAATCATCACACAGTTATTGAAGATTTTTCCGTCTTTGCTGAGAGCTTTCTTGGCCTGTAGCTTAGACTGGTAGTGGAGGTGCATCCAGTTCCCTTCAGATGCAATCTGAAACAATCAACATGTCTGCATTATCTCTCATTTCTTACATCCTGAATTCAGCATGACATATCTAACAAACTCTGTACACGTATCTCTCACCTCGTATTTTAAGATGTTCCCGTACTGTGAAAACTGCTGTAGAAAATAGGACGCAGCAGCAGCCTGAAATCTGGAGAGAAAAATCAACACTGACAGTATTCCCTTCTCTGCTGTTGCATGCAAATCTGTTTTTATTATTGTCAATTCTCTTAATCAAgacatttcttttttcatctacacatacatgtattttcatattttttggaCATACAGTCAAACTTTGTTATCTTGAACTCGATGGGACAgagaaaaaacttcaaaatatctgaggattcgagatattgagggtaaaatactttaaaaatatgtgGTTCAGATATCTGAATCATTTCAAGATATCCCTGGTATTCAAGATATTGGTGTTTGAGATACCTAAGTTTGActtcattttgtttaaaaattggTCTATCTCACCCAAACACTGtaacccaagtctcatctagCGCATCATCTGCTGTCAACATTTCTCTGAAAGAAACAAAGCTATCTGTAAAATAGTTAATTACTCCACAACAATAGAACCTGCTAGTCAATGGTAAAaatataatcatgataattaaACAAATTACCATAAGTCATTGCTTACCCCTGGGTGTAGAATGGGTCTAACTGTGCAGGAGACAGATTCATTGTGTTGTCCATTATAAAACTCTGATTGGTTCCCTGAGGAGTTTCACTGTGTAAAATACCTATCAGAAACACAGAGAATACGTCACTAATGAGAGGATGCTGTGCAGAGTTCTGAGAGTGTATGTGTGACTTATTTATAGACACTCACTTGCTGTTGGTGGAGCACCTATACCAGGGGTGTGAGCAGATTTCATGTGTAAACTTTGATcctaaaattgtaaaaaaaaaaaaaaaaaaaatcaaataagtACTCTAGTGGACTTGAAGTCAATAGAAAGAAAGATTTCTAAAGGATCAATAGACTGATAACTCCCGAGTTCAGCCGACTCCTTCTACCAGAACCCCATTGATACTTTCTTGTTTACGGATTATGACAGTAACACTAAGGATTGATATCACATATTTCTCATTTAATTATTCTTTTCTTGGCTGATCTTGTCTACTGCTGTGGACCATCAACGATATCTTCCaaaataaaaatgcaacaaATTTGTCAACGAGTCCATTCGCAAATGTTTTAGCATGTTAATATGTTTTTGAGAACCCACTAGATATATCCTAGATCCAAGTAGTCAACAATAAACATGCTTAACAAGGAAAGGTTGTGACCAGGGAAGACTGTAGAGTCCACTACATGAATGTCACTCTCATTATCAGAGAATTATCACACCAACGATGACATTACGACCCCAAAAATAGATTAGATATCAATATCCATATAGTGGCCCTGACCTTGAAAATCTATAGAACTTGACAACTTACCATTGGGAACAAGTATGCAGGGTTTGATTATCCCCCAGTAGTACTCTTTCATCTACCCATTAGGATTTTAAGAAATTCCTTGAATGGCATTGATTTCTGACCCCTGTCAgactttgaaaatgaattagGTCTGACAATTCATCATGGGGAATCGACATCCCCCATTTCTTCAGTTTTGTCTGAATTCTCCTTTAATACAAAGATTTTAAAGAAATCCTGTCATATGCCTTAAATTTGACtttgaaaatcaatattaaGGTTCCACAACTGACCACTGGGTAACTTGTTACTTAATGTAGTCAGGGACTTCATCTCATTGTTAGACATCAGTAACTTGTTACTTAATGTAGTCAGGGACTTCATCTCATTGTTAGACATCAGTAACTTGTTACTTAATGTAGTCAGGGACTTCATCTCATTGTTAGAGATCAGTAACTTGTTACTTAATGTTGACAGGGACTTCATCTCATTGTTAGAGATCAGTAACTTGTTACTTAATGTTGACAGGGACTTCATCTCATTGTTAAAGATAAGTAACTTGTTACTTAATGTTGTCAGGGACTTCATCTCATTGTTAGACATCAGTAACTTGTTACTTAATGTAGTCAGGGACTTCATCTCATTGTTAGACATCAGTAACTTGTTACTTAATGTTGACAGGGACTTCATCTCATTGTTAGAGATCAGTAACTTGTTACTTAATGTTGACAGGGACTTCATCTCATTGTTAGAGATCAGTAACTTGTTACTTAATGTAGTCAGGGACTTCATCTCATTGTTAGACATCAGTAACTTGTTACTTAATGTAGTCAGGGACTTCATCTCATTGTTAGACATCAGTAACTTGTTACTTAATGTAGTCAGGGACTTCATCTCATTGTTATAGACCTGTTATTCATTATTGTAGTTAACTTTCTTTTGTGTGTGGAGGATTTAAATCCGTGGATATATCCACAAAATGAGAgaacaacaaaaattaaaatcccaTGAAATTAATAACTTTACAGTCTTTCCAGGCTTAAACATAGACCACAACAAAAAGAGCAACTAGTAGTGACTCCTACATGATGTGGTGTGTGGGGGGTGTGAAAGGAACTTGACATGGCATTTGTGGGACTGCTCATCAAACTCTTGGTAGGAGGGGCTCCAATTCTCTCTTTAGGTCGCAGTACTTCAGCTCTGTGGAAAAAGCACACTACTACAAATACTCAAATAAAAATTCACACTACTGTCAAATACTCACAAATTTTTTTACACTACTACAAATACTCACTTAAACATTTACAAGAGTTattcaacaaaaaataaataagaaagcACTACAAGACACCCTTCCAACaagtaaaatatttaatcaGAGATGTGACACTGTCAGAGGTACAACAGTAATCAGAGATGTGACACTGTCAAGAGTACGACAGTAATCAGAGATGTGACACTGTCAGGTGTACAACAGTAATCAGAGATGTGACACTGTCAGAGGTACAACAGTAATCAGAGATGTGACACTGTCAAGTGTACAACAGTAATCAGAGATGTGACACTGTCAGAGGTACAACAGTAATCAGAGATGTGACACTGTCAGAGGTACAACAGTAATCAGAGATGTGACACTGTCAAGAGTACGACAGTAATCAGAGATGTGACACTGTCAAGTGTACAACAGTAATCAGAGATGTGACACTGTCAAGTGTACAACAGTAATCAGAGATGTGACACTGTCAAGTGTACGACAGTAATCAGAGATGTGATACTGTCAAGTGTACAACAGTAATCAGAGATGTGACACTGTCAGAGGTACAACAGTAATCAGAGATGTGACACTGTCAAGAGTACGACAGTAATCAGAGATGTGACACTGTCAAGTGTACATCAGTAATCAGAGATGTGACACTGTCAGGTGTACATCAGTAATCAGAGATGTGATACTGTCAAGTGTACATCAGTAATCAGAGATGTGACACTGTCAGAGGTACAACAGTAATCAGAGATGTGACACTGTCAAGTGTACAACAGTAATCAGAGATGTGACACTGTCAGGTGTACAACAGTAATCAGAGATGTGACACTGTCAAGTGTACATCAGTAATCAGAGATGTGACACTGTCAGAGGTACAACAGTAATCAGAGATGTGACACTGTCAAGTGTACAACAGTAATCAGAGATGTGACACTGTCAGGTGTACATCAGTAATCAGAGATGTGATACTGTCAAGTGTACAACAGTAATCAGAGATGTGACACTGTCAGAGGTACAACAGTAATCAGAGATGTGACACTGTCAAGTGTACAACAGTAATCAGAGATGTGACACTGTCAAGTGTACAACAGTAATCAGAGATGTGACACTGTCAAGTGTACGACAGTAATCAGAGATGTGATACTGTCAAGTGTACATCAGTAATCAGAGATGTGACACTGTCAAGTGTACAACAGTAATCAGAGATGTGACACTGTCAGAGGTACAGCAGTAATCAGAGATGTGACACTCTCAGGTGTACAACAGTAATAAATCTTTTACTTTGACGTCTAGTGACAGTTAATGTGAAGaatgattgtaaatataatttaattgaGTTAAGTTATACATTGAGTACTGAATGCTTATTTACTGTCAGGCTTATTTTCAAGTTATTGCCTTCAGTAAGCA contains:
- the LOC125646217 gene encoding nucleoporin NUP35-like isoform X2, which translates into the protein MFSSQGLDAHGSFGMEPMTMGSPASPTSPHQSQFLPSFLMGESIHHSPGPQHWSTASSPSSSQRGSSMTSPTSHHAGSRPRAEVLRPKERIGAPPTKSLMSSPTNAMSSSFHTPHTPHHDQSLHMKSAHTPGIGAPPTASILHSETPQGTNQSFIMDNTMNLSPAQLDPFYTQGEMLTADDALDETWVTVFGFQAAAASYFLQQFSQYGNILKYEIASEGNWMHLHYQSKLQAKKALSKDGKIFNNCVMIGVKSCIDKAVMDRDRQAIITEEHSLDFNTSTTTRNAPIRPLTAAYRAAKSEHEKFAKYGI
- the LOC125646217 gene encoding nucleoporin NUP35-like isoform X1, which produces MFSSQGLDAHGSFGMEPMTMGSPASPTSPHQSQFLPSFLMGESIHHSPGPQHWSTASSPSSSQRGSSMTSPTSHHAGSRPRAEVLRPKERIGAPPTKSLMSSPTNAMSSSFHTPHTPHHDQSLHMKSAHTPGIGAPPTASILHSETPQGTNQSFIMDNTMNLSPAQLDPFYTQGEMLTADDALDETWVTVFGFQAAAASYFLQQFSQYGNILKYEIASEGNWMHLHYQSKLQAKKALSKDGKIFNNCVMIGVKSCIDKAVMDRDRQAIITEEHSLDFNTSTTTRNAPIRPLTAAYRAAKSEHEVVKNSHAPQKNSSFLGKTMEYMFGW